GTTGTCTCCTGCCAATCGGTGCCAATAATTGTTAATCAATGACTCTTGTTTCGCGGCGCCTGGCTCACCTGCCAACCAGAACGAGTTATACCGACCTCAGTTTGGAGTGAGAAGTGAAAACAAGACCACAGAATGAAACGCAGTCGATGCGTCAATCATTTAATCACACGTGGatgtttgtcttcctctgtctcttgtTTTTAAGGTGGACTGTATGGAGGAAGCTCTACAGCGCTCACAGGCAAACGCTCACGCCCCCGATCTGAAAGTCTCCATACTGCTGGACTACACTCGCGGCTCACGAGGTCGGTATTTCCCGTTACGTCTTTGTCAGCGGTTGGTGCGCTGCACCGCGCTCGTCGCCCTGATCGCACCCTGTGTTTCTCCCGTGCAGGACAGATCAACTCGAGGACcatgctgctgccgctgctgcagcGCTTCACCTCTCAGATGCGGGTGTCTCTGTACCACACTCCGGACCTGAGGGGGCTGCTGAGGCTGCTGGTCCCGCAGCGCTTCAACGAGACCATCGGAGTCCAGCACATCAAGGTCTACCTGTTTGACgacagcatcatcatcagcgGGTGCGTTGCATGCGGCCGTTCGAACTTTCTGTCAATAATGGCCGTTTTCACACCGTTTGTTTGAGTTCAAATTCAAGTCGTCCCTCCTCCTCGACCCGGCGCTGCTCTCCCCACTCGTTTAATCTTGTTTTGGTCCACGCTGTGTTTGCATAAAGCTTTCCTAATCAGAGTTCAGGTGTTTGTCCCCGCTGCTGGGAAATGTTTCTCAGCGTATACCTCTGGGTGTGCTCCAAAATCAATGTGCACAGTTCATTTAGTTCAGCACACAAAGTGGAACTTAATGCTTACACTGAGCTCAATCGACAGCTTCTGGGTGAACAAAACAAGATACAACACGCACAAAACCTGCTCCTAAACacatacagtgtgtttgtttgagtaTAAGGCGAACCTTTTACAGCACAGACTTTTTGGGATTTAACGCACTTTCACTGACGCTCTGCTGGGAAAGTTTCCCTCGTTCTTGACATCGAGTTACACATTTAAAGAGCTCCTCATCATCTGTGACTGCCTCGCTGCCCGTTTGTTATCATGGTTCAGTTTTCCTCCGTGGCGGGAAGACGCATCACACAAGCGCCTGAAAATCACATCATGGAAAATAATTTGTATCCCAACCTGCAAACACTTATGACACTATTTCAAATGGAGGGGCTTTTATACTGTCATCCAGTGCTGAAGAGGCAGGTCATGAGAGGAAATTAGCCACAACAGGTTGCACACATCCCAGCAGACGATGGTTCTACTTTAATAAAATAAGAAAGACAAGTATCCTAACGTCAAACAGAATTTATTTCTGGTGAATTCCCAGGAGGAGCAGGATTGTTGATATCTAATATTGTGATCTCTGCTAATGAAAAGAGTGAGGAGAGAAACCCTCGTTAGCATCGGGGGCTGAACTGTTTGCACCGACCTCTACACTTCGGTTCAGAGAAGGTTTGACCAAATGTCCCCTATTTATGAGTCTTCTCTCGCTAAAAGATTCCTTCattctgtgtctttctctgtctccctgtctctcGTTGTGCAGGGCCAACCTGAGCGACTCGTACTTCACCAACAGACAGGACCGCTACGTGCTGCTGGAGAACTGCAGGGAGGTCGCCGACTTCTTCTCCGACCTGGTGGACGCCGTGGGAGACGtctccctgcagctgcagcccGACGACTCGGTCAACATGCTGGAGGGCATGGTGCACCCGTACAAAGGTAGGAACCaaactactgtgtgtgtgtgtgtgtgtgtgtgtgtatacagacGCGTGTTTACCCTCCAACATGTTTTGACACTGTTTGACACTTCGTGCTCAGTTACGGTGGCACCGGCCACGTTCTCAGCAAGAGGAGCCGATGGATTTCGCTAATGGAGCTTGAAAGCTTAGACAGATGATGGTCAGAGCAcaccagcgtgtgtgtgtgtgtgtgcttgtgtttgcatgtgtgtgtgagaaagatggagagagctCTTGCGGTTGGCTAGCCAGGCAGCCGGATGTGAAATTGTCAGGATTTTctctccactcacacacacacacacactcacacacaaacacacactcacacactcacacaaacacacactcacacactcacacactcacacaaacacacactcacacactcacacaaacacacactcttgaACTGTGTGTCCGTAACTGGAGCACAGACTGCCAGGATGTTAGTTTGAGAGGTGAATGACATCATGTCTACAGGAGCTGGACCGCCGCGGTAACGAACACCAGGAATAGAGTTGTGATGTCATAGTGTTGCTGGAAGACGATATGGACTAGGaacgaacacacacacgtacagacacacacgcagacgcTGGTGAAATTCTGATGAAAGACATTAGTGAGACTGACGATGATGAATGAACATTAGCTGCTGATTGTAATTAATGAGGTTTCCCgaataacaaaaataacagaTGAGGTAGACTTCAGCTGTATTCTCCCAGCGAGCGTTAACTGATAACACGTCTCATTACGCTGCGGCTGTGCAGATTAAAGGGTTGTTTCAGCTGGATCAGAGTTTTGTGTCATTCACTGCCACACAGTGCGTAGGTTTTCTTCTTCCTTGGGAGTTATTTTGCTTAATTTCTCTCTTGACTCTGTGAAGGATCCGTCTAGAGCTGCAGCAATGATGACTGATgtttaaaggaaagaaaaagtcGTGATTCTTTGATTCCAGcgtcttaaatgtgaatatttcccgGTTTCTTTACTTCTCTGCGACACTAAGCTGAATGTCTTTCGCTTGAGGACGTCATTTTAATCgagtaagaagaagaaggaaatatGCAAGGCTGTCTTTATCAGTTGACATGGAGGCTGCAGTCGTTGGGTGCagttcacatatttttttttacacatttaacaAAGAAATATGTTAAATTTAAGAGTCTTTATGTTGCATGTCGTCATAACCATGATCAGTCCAGTTTACAGTAAATATCCAAGCACAGTGATGCAGTCCAAATATCCCTCAATGCATTTTCTCTGATGCGAGCAAAAAACTTATTTTGCATTGGAAACTTTGTGATTCGCCCAAAAAACCTACAAAGAAAAAGTGGGACAGAAAGTTTAGTGTTGACCGTCAGTGGGGAAGATTTTAATAACCGTACACCAGAAAGAGATGCTACTCACCTGCAGTTTGCATTGATGAAGAGCGTTCCCAGGCTTTCATCGGTAACTATCTAATCTTCACATGTGAGCAGCCAATTTAATCTTCGTGCAGCAACGATATTAAAACAATCAATATCTGTTTTACGTTCCTAGAAGTGCTGCACATTTCCCAGGAAGAGGGACAAAAGAAAACGAAGTGAAAGTCATTTTTTGTATGTCATTAATGGCCTCTCGCCAGCCAGTCAGAACCAAGCTGTTTCTAAAATAACAACCTTTCAGCCGAGGTCGTGTTTTCATTCCCATCAACATCCTCCTCTCCGCTCCGCGCTCCTAAGTGGCTGTAAATCCTCTCAAATACTCTCAGAGCCGAGAGCGCCGTGACCCAGAGATCAGACTGACCCCGCTGCACCCGCTCGCCTCCATCTGTGTGTCCCAAACAGGCAACAGGCAGGACTTCTCGGCGGCGGCGAGGCAGCGGATCATGGAGGTGGTGAACACGGCCCACATAAGGCAGCGGCTGACGAGCCGGTCGGAGGATTCTGAGGACGAGGGGATGAGCGAGGGCGAGGACGACACCTGGGTGTTCCCTCTGGTCCAGATGAAACCTCTGGGCATCCAGGTGGACGAGCAGGTCACACAGGTGAGCCGCCCAGAGCTGAACATGTGACGACAGCGGcctcttctgattggctgagccacattttaaagaaaaatttgaaacaaaaacttgacattgttaaatattttgtacacatttttcttcAAAGCTTCATCGACCTCGTGCTTATCTGCGTGACAACAAGTCGTAACTCTGATTAGTCAGAGGTTCTCTGAAGTCCTCAGGGGATGTTTTAAACTTGACTAATAAACTACCGTGTGACTAATAAAGCACGAACAAATATTTGCGCATTTATTCAGGGTTTATTAGTCACATATTCTGGGAATGAACGCAATAAAACGATCACAGGGAGGATATACTGTGATTTAGAAAACGACACCGTCACAGCAATTATTCATGATTTTCggaacttttgtgttttttcgtCCGCTGTGCCTAAACCGGAAGAAATACTCGCCGGTCTTAAAAGGATCGGAGCAGTTGGAGCAGATTTCCACCCACATGAACCCAAAACTTGTGTCCTTTAGCGACGTGGAGCAATCAACGTTTTTCTTTCATCTGCCAGAGAAACATTTCCTGcaataaagagaaaaatgagGAGAGCTAATTTGGATTATCCACCAGAGAATAGAGCAGGAAATAGTGATTGCATTACAAGTTGTAGTTGTTTTATCTGGACTTTCTGACTTTTACCTGTttttaaattatgaaaataaacaccaataagttccaatttttttttcatactggCAATAGACGAGTTTTCTTtgctttaattaattattttgaataaaaGGTTGAATATAAAATGTTATCCTTGTAGAACATGGCAGCCCACAGGAGGGCCCATGGGCCAGAGTTGGCCCGCATGGAGGTTATATTTTCACCCATatctgcttgtttgttggtttgtgaccaagattacacaaaaaccaatgaacagatttccacgaaacctggatggaggatgggtctcggtctagaatagaccccattaagtTTTGGTGCGGATCCGGATAAAGAGACAGATCCAGGAGTTTCTTTCTCAGTCTCTTTTAACATAGTGAGATTGGAcgtttttctacatttttgttgatttctCAGAGAGTAATGCATTCAGCTAATTCAGGGGTATTTAGGTTtagcggaggtatgcgctctactgagagcCAATCAAAGTAtgaattatttatcattttctgAGTACGGTGGGCAGAGTGACACTTTGTGAAGGAATTCAATCAATGAAAGGAGCTTGGGATGCTGGCACTATTATAGATCTTAATGATACAAACTAATGCAACAGGTGTTCGGCCCGTTACCCACCATTAAGTTTCATTTCCGGCCTCTCGGTTCTCTGTAAACCTCCTTTTCACCGTGTCTGCCACTGGGCACGAAATCTCCTGGGAAAATGAACGCTGAGGGTTTTCTAAGTACTTTAATGTCTCCATTAAAGACTTAATGATTAAACCCACGTTTTGTCCTCCGTTGTTGATGGTCGctactctgaggaaaacagaaagcgATCCTGCTGACTTTGTGACAGCGGTgccaacaataataccacttggaaaTGCTAAGGGGGGCCGAAGTCGTCTAAAATAATAAGCCGGGGCCGGACggtaaataaaatgtttcgAATTCCCAAAGTTATGAATCTCTTACGGACATAAATGTACGTAACttagaataaataaatctcGTGTAATTAAACTCAGACCAGCTACAACAACCAAGTGACCTGTAACCAGTAAATCAGCCCAGACTCCACTCAGAGAGTCCACAATATCAAACTGCTCATGAATTAATTAAGGCAAAGAAATCAGACTAGAGCAAACAGcaggaaggaaataaaacccaCTGTTGTATTAAACGGCATGTTATAAAGATAAatctgacagactgacaggtAGATTTCATGTTGCTCTGCTCTGTAATGAGCCTATACAGCAGTAATAAAACACTAATGACCATAATATAATAATCAGTTATATTTTTCAGAGTTATGTTTTTCAGGGAAACGTGACTGTAACTCCTCtttcctcacttcctgtttcccctCAAACCTCCAGCGCCTGCTGACAGACGCCGGGCCGGACTCCACTGTGTTTCTAACATCGGGTTACTTCAACCTGACCCGGGCGTACATGCGGCTGGTGCTCGGGGCCGGAGCCAACTACCGCATCCTGACCGCCTCCCCCGAGGTCAACGGCTTCTTCGGAGCCAAGGGCGTTGCCGGAGCGATTCCCGCAGCTTACATCCACATCGCCAGGCAGTTTTACAACAAGGTGTGCCGGCTGGGCCAGCAGGAGAGAGTACACCTGCACGAGTACCACAGGTCACAGTGGACCTTCCACGCCAAAGGTGGGGGGGAAGGAAAAGCACACACGGCTGTTTGTTTCAGCAGCTAACGATCGTATTCATCTACTTTGGTGTACTTCACTGTTTGGTGATTGTGATTACTGAAAGTACGGTACATAAAAATCTCCAAGAGCCCAAAATGATGTTCTTTTGTCGATCAACAAAACAATTAAGAAGACATTTAATTTGCAACGATACCCTCATTGATCAGCAACAGGTGGCTCCTTCTAAAGCTGCTCATCATAGTTATAAATCAATGATTAAATACAGATCAAGTGAAAACACATCATCCTCATATACAGTAAAATGCTTTAAGTGTACTtttatatttagaatatttagcCCTCTCTACCAGACTCCATTGACAAAAACCATAATTTtagcttgtgtttttatgtgactTCTGTGTTTCTTGTCAGGGATTTTGTGGCAGTTTTTTCCTCCGttgtttttagatgtttttggCCGTCATTCTTaacaacacaaactcagatCAACAGTTTCTCCCCTGTGTTGGAGACGGCACCAGCAGATCTGTGTGAATCTCTCTCTAGAGGTCTGGAACCAGGCTGAATTAAGAATAAGTAGTCTGTCCTCGTCTAACGTTTCATTAACTGACGAGACGGATCGCGAGCGCAGTCTAATGAAGATCCAAGCTGGTCTAGTAGCACAAACTGAGATAGAATCGATGTGTGGACAGAACAATGTTCGCGACAACCGCAGTATGTAATTGTTGATATCTCCTTACACAAAAAAGTGTGATGAATCCAATTTTCTGTTCACATTTAGCTCTCTGTGGATCGAGTTATTGGACGGGAGTAAACTCCCACATGAACGCGGTTTACGAGAGATTACGATCTGATCCCGGGCTCGCCGTCTGGACCGGTTTCTGTTTGGCTCAGTGagaataataaaacacattactCTCACTGTTCCTCTCCCGGccctgctgctcttcttgtGGTAACGCTGGTATTTAGCGTGAGAGGAGAAGACTTGTACAGTCATCCTGCTGTAGCCTCGGGACAAGGATgtacactcactctctctcattctTTGGGGTTTTGGATCGACGCTGGGGATTTCTGCATGTGCTTCCTTTTAGTTGTGGTCTGGGCCGCGACAGAAATCCCTGCTGGAAGGCGGCTCTCTGAAGCATCGCCTGCTCGCTGGCTTACTCTACTTTTCCTCTCCTACAGGTCTGTGGTATTACCTCCAGGGGCAGGATCGGCCTTGCCTCACTCTAATTGGCTCCCCTAATTTCGGTTACCGCTCAGTTCACCGTGACCTGGAGGCCCAGATCGCAATAGTAACAGAGAACGAGGAGCTGCAGAGCCAGCTGCAGGAGGTCggctctgtgtttcttttttttttcctttaaccacaaacagaaatgatgatGAATGGCTGTGTAAGTCTTTACTGaacaacacacacctgtgttttCAGGAGCAGGAGACGTTGTACCGGCGCTCCACCGAGGTCTCCGACTCGACGTTCGAGCAGCCGGACCGCCACGTCCAGCTGTGGGTGAAACTGGTCACTCCCCTCATCAAGAACTTCTTCTGAGAGGCCACCAGGtgttcacacacgcacacacacacacacacacacacacacacacacacacacacacacactgcacatgaCTTTTACTCTTGTTTATTCTGTTGGAGGATCATTTTTGGATTATTACACATATTTTCCTTTTAGGAGGGAAAACAGTCcaactggggggaaaaaaacacacgcagTCAGTCAGCTGCACCAATCGgctttaaaacaacaactgatCAAAGTGTTAAAGAAGGTCGATCACAGCCACGAACCCAACGACACCAGACCGAAGCTTCATGAAACATGTGATACAGTTTTTACACCCAAGTGAACACGAATAAACCCTCTAAACAAGGTGAATGACTTCTTTCCCATTTCCAGTACACCATCTgccttcctgtttttttgttttttttaaaacttcagGTTATGCACCAATGTCTGGAATTTGAAAGTATCATAGCTGCAAAATCGAATGACACGTGGAAGTTACAAAAACAAGTTACGAAAACATCAGCCGCGTTTCCACCCAAAGTGAACACAACTTTTAGCCCAAGAAACAACTTTTTTCGAGGAGCTGGAGCCTGATTTCCACCACGCATTTTCTTGCGTTTCCATTGCCAAAAGTTGTGGATGGTACCAAAAGAACCGCTCCATGCCGCCCTGATGTCGAGGTACCTGGCACACCGATCCAGCACCTAAAGGTTGAAGCTAGAAAAACGATGCAGTCCATTGATTCGTTACTGCTGCATTACAGGAGTTTCAGCAAAACactgattgattattgattgagGTTCCTTCTGCCCAAAGTTGTCTGTGTTTCCGCCGCAGTCTAAAAACCTGAGAAGAAGAAATTATCCTGCTGACACAGACGGCTGTTTGTACACGTGACCGTACGACAGCGCTGATCAGTCGTCCATCTGTTGTTAATCTGTGAAATGTTCAGGGTAGAAAGCTTTACTTCCAAAATTCCCCATTTTTTGGAAAGTACTGCTCCTCGAACAGGGACTTTTTTGGGGATTAAATAAATTCCCTGGAACTTAAAGTGAAGGAAACACACCCGAGGTCCCCCAAATTGTCGTAGTTGCCGAGGAAAGATCTTGTCAAGGAAACGCCGCcgaaaagtaaataaaatgcaacaacaacaaaaatgaaaatatgtgtttaacttctttttcttttttgttatcGTAACCAATAAAAAAGTGGACCAAACTACTAAACGATAAACTcaaattgtataaaaaaaaaaaaaaagtttgacatagtttcctttttttaactcttatattttgtcagtgattttttttgcttAGTAGTCAAAATACAGCCTTGAACATACTGTACAGAAActcatgcgcgcacacacacacacacacacagagagtaaAACAGGCTGTGGCTTCTTAGAAATGCCTGCAGTCATTGTGGCGAGTCCCAAATCGCAGGTCCCGTCCTCGCCTTCCCAGCAGCCCGAATCACCAA
Above is a genomic segment from Sparus aurata chromosome 20, fSpaAur1.1, whole genome shotgun sequence containing:
- the pgs1 gene encoding CDP-diacylglycerol--glycerol-3-phosphate 3-phosphatidyltransferase, mitochondrial isoform X1; this encodes MAAPMSWRRLVYSVYTPAITGVFTRISDRLLRARDRRGGSSVLLLAPLLAEADPAPHRVSRPTGSAGAQGTDGLCAHFRWMEEHVPAFRVPGTHIHVLTSPDQFYQAMKARIKTAKRRVVMASLYLGTGQLEQELVDCMEEALQRSQANAHAPDLKVSILLDYTRGSRGQINSRTMLLPLLQRFTSQMRVSLYHTPDLRGLLRLLVPQRFNETIGVQHIKVYLFDDSIIISGANLSDSYFTNRQDRYVLLENCREVADFFSDLVDAVGDVSLQLQPDDSVNMLEGMVHPYKGNRQDFSAAARQRIMEVVNTAHIRQRLTSRSEDSEDEGMSEGEDDTWVFPLVQMKPLGIQVDEQVTQRLLTDAGPDSTVFLTSGYFNLTRAYMRLVLGAGANYRILTASPEVNGFFGAKGVAGAIPAAYIHIARQFYNKVCRLGQQERVHLHEYHRSQWTFHAKGLWYYLQGQDRPCLTLIGSPNFGYRSVHRDLEAQIAIVTENEELQSQLQEEQETLYRRSTEVSDSTFEQPDRHVQLWVKLVTPLIKNFF
- the pgs1 gene encoding CDP-diacylglycerol--glycerol-3-phosphate 3-phosphatidyltransferase, mitochondrial isoform X2 — translated: MEEHVPAFRVPGTHIHVLTSPDQFYQAMKARIKTAKRRVVMASLYLGTGQLEQELVDCMEEALQRSQANAHAPDLKVSILLDYTRGSRGQINSRTMLLPLLQRFTSQMRVSLYHTPDLRGLLRLLVPQRFNETIGVQHIKVYLFDDSIIISGANLSDSYFTNRQDRYVLLENCREVADFFSDLVDAVGDVSLQLQPDDSVNMLEGMVHPYKGNRQDFSAAARQRIMEVVNTAHIRQRLTSRSEDSEDEGMSEGEDDTWVFPLVQMKPLGIQVDEQVTQRLLTDAGPDSTVFLTSGYFNLTRAYMRLVLGAGANYRILTASPEVNGFFGAKGVAGAIPAAYIHIARQFYNKVCRLGQQERVHLHEYHRSQWTFHAKGLWYYLQGQDRPCLTLIGSPNFGYRSVHRDLEAQIAIVTENEELQSQLQEEQETLYRRSTEVSDSTFEQPDRHVQLWVKLVTPLIKNFF